DNA sequence from the Neomonachus schauinslandi chromosome 16, ASM220157v2, whole genome shotgun sequence genome:
TAACTGATTCACTTACTCATTCTCTAGACACCGACATTGAGCCGGCCTTTGTGCTGAGTCTGGCACACAGGGGTGGCTTTCCCGGATTCCTGGTCGCGGGGACAGCTGTGTGTTTACAGCACAGTGTGAAGGGTGTGACAAACCTAGGCACCTGGTATCTGGGCTCTGGGGCTGAGGGACCCCTACCCAGCCTCGAAGACCGGGCCACATGTCTGCGATGGCAAGGCACTGCTGTTGGCAAAGCCCAAGCTCTCAGGCTGGTTCTTGGAACGTGAACTACCCATTTAGCAACAGAAAGAGCCAGGACAGAGCATATCCTAATGAGACTTACTCTATGCCTGGCCCTCTCGGCTTCTTACAACATGGGATAGATATTCCTATTTTACAACAAGGAAGCTTAGACTCCCAGAGGCCGACTGACTTGCCCAGGGCCATACAGTGCCtgtgctgggatttgaactcagatttcTCTTCCATTGATTAAAAACCTACAGATACCTGGGTCCCACCTGCAGGGATTCTGGTATAATGTTAGGGGATGAGGCCTGAGCTTAGGTACTATTTGAAAAACTCGCTACACAGTTCTACTATGTGGCCAGGgttgagcagcagggaggggactAAGACAGGCTGcctgggaaggcctctctgagaaggtggTGTTCAGTGTGCTCCTTGTCCCCCCAGGAGCTAAAAGGAGCGGGATATTGAACCAGAAAGACTATCCTAGTGGGGCTGGAGTGGGATGGCCAACTgccctggtttgcctgggactgtgCTAAACCCTGAGTGGTCCCGGGCAAACCTGGCCTGCAGCTCCAGGACAGGAGGGGGCTtgcaggtggggctggagggagggggccagGCCATGCAGGCCTCAGAGGATTGCCTTATGTGCGGGAGACCGGGAGACGTGCTCCTTCGCCTCTCTGACAGAAGGCCTAGGATCTCTTGCCACTTGGGTTTCAGGGGCAGCTGAGCCTTTGGGTTTGGGGAAAGAAGCTTCGAGGGAATGCCTCTGATTCGGGGACTGGAGCCTGAGCTGCCTGGCTTCCGGGGGCCCATTAGCACTCCGTCTTCATTATTTAGGGCTGTGTCTTACCTGTAAGTCAGCCAAGCCAGAATGGGGCTGCCCCCATAAACGCCCCTGGAATGGGGCCCGGGTTGCTGGCAGGGCCTCCTCCGAGAAGCATCAGCCTCTCTGAGCGGACGGCAGCTCTCATTTACATTAATTAGGCAGCTGGGTAATAGGGTGTTCAATCGTTACTGTGGTCTTTAAATGTCGCCCAAGCACCGCTAGGAGCCGGCAGCTGGTAGGGGGCCTGCCTTGCAGACCAGAGACCTGTCCACACCCTGGCAGGCAGCGGGGCTTGAAAttcagtgggggaagggagccctCCTCGGGGTCTGATCTGGGGAGAGGGGCCTAGCCACAAGACCCAGCCTCGGCTGGGTGATCCTGGGCCAGGTGATCTCAGTGTCCTCGGCCAGCACAGGCCACTAGGGCTGACTTCTTGGGGATATCCCAAGGTTCCACCGAGTGTGGCCGTGGAGGGGACAGCTTTGACAAGCGACAGGTTCCATGTGCTTGGAAGATGAGACTGTACACTGTCGAACTCTTGAGTTTTCAGGTGAGACCACACAGTAAACCTTGTTCCTTGTGCTTTATTCAGGACACTTATTtaacagatggggacactgaggcaccgGGAGGTGGcttgcctgaagtcacagagCCAAGCCGGATAAGGACATCCCGGGGATGTGCCCACACCActgcccagccctggcccagctctgccaccttccTCATTTCTGACCCTGGACCCAGGGcaccttcttcctccccaactGCCGATCTgccccctcttcccttctctgagaaGACCTCAGtggctgcccccacctccccgccctGCGGGCCTTGCTCTCACCCCTCCGTTTACCAGCCTGGCCGGCTGGGGCTGACCTCTGCTCACCCAGCTGCGCTCCAACCTCACAGGCCACTTGGCTGTGCATGGAGGCTCAGGTGGAGACCTGGGGGGAGGCTTGTTGGTGGGGTGGTAGGTTCACCTCTCCAGCCTGTTTCTGTGTATCCCTGAGGCCGACACCCTGGGCCAGGCCGCAGATGGCCCTCATAAGCCTCCTACCTGGTCTGCAGCCCTGGCTCTGGCCCCTCCCCGCCCTGGCTTCCGTCACCCTGCCCAGTGCCCCAGGCGCTAGCTGCCAGTCCCAGCTCTCTCCTCCAGGCCCTACTTCCCACCTCAGGTTCCTCGGCAAGGGGTCCCTTTCCTGCCTGAGCCAGCTCCGCTCTCCAGCCTCAGCTTCAGGCCATGTCCCAAGGGAGGCCTGCTCCACCTCCAGACCTGCCAGGTGCCCCGGGCGTGGACCCCGtgtccctcccagcccaccctgcaCTCCCCAGGGCCGCTGTCACCACCGCTCATTGGGAGCCTGGTGGGGACCAGGAGGTCTGCGGCAACCACTCCTTTGTGACGGGACTGCTGATGTCATGGTCCCTGGAGCTCCAGGGCAGAGAGGTGGGAGGTGTTAAGATGGTGGATTCGGTGACACACCGCCCCTGTGAGCACTTCGGGTTTCCTTGCTCGAAAGCCCTGATTCTCGGGCAAGAGCCGTGAGGGTAACGGGCACGGGAGACGCTTCACTTTCGGATGCTTAGGTAGCACCCACATCGCGGACTCAGGGGTTCctttacaaacacatttttttttttttttaaagattttatttatttatttgagacagagagaatgagagacagagagcatgagagggaggagggtcagagggagaagcagactccctgccgagcagggagcccgatgcgggactcgatcctgggactccaggatcatgacctgagccgaaggcagtcgcctaaccaactgagccacccaggcgccctacaaacacatttttaatagaaGCGTAACATACACAGGAAGCTCACGAATCCTAAACTACAGCCGGACGAGCCCTCCACCACTGAAGTGTTTGTGCTCGCAGCCCCCGGCCACGGGGCCACCTTCCCCGCACTGTGTGCCCCAAGGCAGCCCTTCGGGCTTGGGTGGCACCGCGGGGACTGACACCCCTCCCCAACGCCCTCTCTGCGGAGGTCCCGCTCCCGCTCCCGGGGCTGGAACTTGGGCTCACCGCCTCTCCTGAACAGCGGGGCTGTGCGTTCAGGGCGGGGTGTGCTGGCCAAGCCCTGATTCCTAGTGTGCTGTGAACACCCCCACCGGGGCCGGTTTCCAGCTACCAGCAGGGGCGCACACCTGCTCTCCGGCGCCCTCCAGCACACCCCTGGTTTAGGGCCTGTGTAACCAGGAACAGCATTACGGTCACATGCGTTTTGGGGAGACGAAGAGCAACTAGGGGCGCTTTTCCCTCTCGGCCACCACAAGGCCAATGTCCCCGGAACAGAGCGGCGGGGCACcggcagctccctccctccctcctggcagGGCCTGCATTCAATTCGTGTAGACTAAATGAATCTACCATAAACACCACACTCCCTCGAGCATGTCCTTTGTGGTTGAAAATGAAGGTCAAGGATAAGTTGGGCCTAGAACTTGGGTTTCCGGACTGAGCGCCAGGCTCTTCATTGAGCTTGGCGTCTCCAGGCCGGGTCGCCCAGCACCAGCCACACCTGCCTCCCCCTGCACCCTGGGTCCCGTGGGTGAAGCTGGAGATGACAGAAAGGTCCCTCCACGCCCGCTGCAGGTCACAGTGCCTCGTGGCGTATAAGCTCACCTGGCTgggaagcaggaggggcagggccgCCACGGCACCTGGGCGCTGCTGCTGTCGGGGGCGCCCGCCCGCCTGAAACgctgggggagcctgggggtCTCAGGGCGCGGCGCCGCTCTGCTGTGAAAGGCGTCTGTCGGGGCCAGATGGGGGTCACCGCGGCTGTGTGAGGCCACCCTTAGCCACCATTAGGGCCACACCCTCGGCTCCCTGTGTTGGGTCAGACAAGTATTTGACGGAACCCTCAGGACGTGGAGGGCAGGGTTCTGGATGGCACTGAGGTTACAACGGTTACAGTGGTGGACAAGCCAGGCCAAGTCCTGATGCTCACGGCGTCTAGGttctggaggaagaaaaggacTATGAACCAGCAGGGAAGGTTCCTGACAAGTGCTGTGTACCTGGGAAATGAGGTTGTGTGCTAAGGGACCGCTGGGGGGCcgctgagagggagggaggccagcgGGGGGAGCTGAGTGCGGAGGTGGGGGCTGCCGGGAAGGTACCCACGGTCTGAGTGGGACAGCGCTGTATAGAAGgcacggtgggggagggggacactggggagctgggagaggcaggctggggtTAGGTCTTGGGGGGCCCTTGATGACCCTGGTCAGATGCCGGGTTTGATTCTAAGCGTACTGGGAAGTCACTTGTGGGTTTTGGGCAGAAGAGTGACACGATCTGAGTCCTGCTTCACAAAGgtcacctggctgtggtggggtcacacgtggaggcagggaggcctcgAGGGGCGGTGGGTGGGTGACTGAGAGCAAGCGCAGGGCAGACGAGGGAGAGCCGGATGGGGGGCAGGTGTGAACTCCAGGCAGGTGGGAGGGCTCCTGCATTTCTGGCCTAAGTAAGTGGGGAGACAGAGGCCGACCACTGAGGTGGGGGGGAGGCGGAGCGCACTTGGGGAGTCCATGATTCTTGCCCAGCCACGGCAGCTCAGGATGCCACTGCATATGCAGGTGGGAAGGTCAACAAGCAGTGGTGTCCATCCCCCAACGAATGTTCAGAGCACCCATTCCAGGTCAGCGAGTGCTTCCAGATCACTGGGGACACAGCAGCCATCAAAGTGGAGTGAGTCATTGTGAGCTCACAGGAGCTCCCACTGGGATTAGGAGAGGCAGGTGATAAAGCTCCGGATtcgggagtggggatggggagcagcagggctgCCAACACTATCTTCTGAGTCAAGTGTGCTGGAAGTTGTGGGTGAGACCAGCTAAGCGGAAAGGTGAGGAGTCCAAGGACGGAGTTCAGGGCATTCCAACACTTAGAAGattggaagaggaggaggatccATGAAAGGACAGAGAGGGAGTGGCCAGGAGGCAGGGGACAGTCAGGGGTGTGGGGACACAGAGGTGCCTCAGGAGGGAGGGCATGGTTAACTGTCACCCTGAGAGGCCCCCTGAGATGTGGAGATGGGGAACCGTGCCCTGGCTTTGGAAGTGCAGTTCAGCTGAGCAAGATTGCTCCGCGGAGTGGTGGGGGCAAAATGGGCAtgctccccacttcctcccctcaccccactccatCCCCCTGGCCCAGCCCATCCTGCCCCATCCTCGTCTGTCCCGTCTCAAGTCTCAACGTGAGTCATGCAGCGACCCGGGATTTAGGTCCATCTTCCTCCCTGGCCATCCTCTTCTCACCCAGAGCTTGGTCTGAGGGCCCAGGCCAGCAAGTGTCGTGTGTGCAGGTGCTTGAAGGGGAGGCCAGGACGCAGTATGGCTGAACCCCACCGGGGGCCTTACCCATGCTGGAGCCCTGCTGGGGATGCCGGCCCCCACACTCCTCTGTGCAGCCCGTCCTTGCATCTGTCTACTTAGCAATGCTCGTCCTTCACAGCTCAGGAAAAATTACCAAGAATGTTATTGACTCTAATTTTAATTTGTCTAGCACTCTTGTTAATGATGTCTATTTAAGACATCTATTAAAGGCCCACGAGGTTAATTAAATGGACAATTCCAATACAGTTCTATTAGAACCCCcctattaaattaatattatagaCATTTAACAGATGTCTTAATTAGGCATTATAGctaagaaatgcaaactaaattaAAACCAAAGCCATTGTCCAGAAAGAAAGCTTTTTACCATAATTTATGGCTTGTGGGGGGAACGTTCATGTGACAATCTGACAATCTTTTTCCAGCATCCGGAAAACACCATCCCGAGAGTCCCAAATCTTCTATCACAGTCCAGACGTCAGAGCTGGAAGACACTTTAGATGCCATCCGGAGTCCACGATCCTCACACTTCAGTGATGGAGGAGGCAGCTGGGGTCTGAGAGACCCACGAAGTTGTCTGGGCCCTGCCCCTGGAGTCTGACTGCAGCCCAGGAGCTGGCTGCTTTTAACAGGTGTCCTGCTGACCCCGATGCAGACGCAGGAAGTTCCAGGATCCCCCTTCAGGAAACCCTCATCTGGTCTCATGGCCCCACTTGCCAGATGGTGACACGGAGGTCCCCAAAGACATCAGTACTGGGCAAATGGGTCAGCAGGATTCCGCACCTTGCCCCGTGGCTTACAACTTCTCTAGcacctctctcctcccactgAACCGGGCAGAACCTGACGCACCTCCTGTGGGTTTGGGACCGGTGGCCAgaggccccccaccccttcccactgGCCCCGGGTCTCATGGGCAGGTGATGTCCCGGGGCCTCCACGACTGCTCTGCCGGCCTGGTCCTGAGCCCGTGTCACTCTTCACATCCCACAGCTGCCTGGGTTGagccccctcctccagggagcctcccTGTCCACCCTGCCACCTGTGCGTTTCTTGCCCCACCACTGTGCCTGGCCCCAATGGGAGGGTGAGAGAGGAGCTCAGTGGTTTGCAGAAGTGGAAGGGAAGTTGGCGATGGAGGGGCGGCTGGCCCTAAGTTCCTGTCTGAGCCAGTCCTGGAACCCAGGGGTGAGGGGAGTTTGGGGTCCAGCAGCTGCGCTGGCTGAACCGACTAGTGGCACAAGGCCCCTGAGTAGGGGTGCGGGCAGGCCAGGCCAGGGTCTGAGGATGGGAGCCAGGGTGGGTACTGCGGCCTTTCTGAGGGGCTCCGGCAGGGGGCTCCTGTTCTGGGCGGGGCAGCTCCACGGCTATCATGGACCAAACTACGTCCCCACAAATTCCTGTCAAAGTCCTCATTCCCAATGTGGCtgcactgagaaaaagagaaaaaggtgaaATGCGGTGATAAAGGTGGAGCCGTATCCCATAGGGCTGGTGTCctaagaagaagaggaagagacaacagatctctctctccccacaggCGTGCACGGAggaaggccacgtgaggacacagcaagaaggtggccgaGGAAAAAGCACTCACCAGACCCCAACCTTGAgggcaccttaatcttggacttccagcctctggagcGGTGCAGAAGAATGTTCTGTTGTTTACACAGCCCATCTGAAGAGTTTTGTTACGGCAGTCCAAGCTAACACAGTGGCCATGACCCGGGCCGTCCCTCACCTTCCCCTCCAGGTGCttcatccttttcttcctctggagaGGCTCCGGCCTGTCCTCTGTGGGCCCTACACTAAGGTCCGGTCCTCCACACACAGACTCGGCTCTGGGGAATATAAAGGGCCCTCGGGTCCACTCACTTCTTAGAGACCAGTGGGTCCCTGGGCTGCGGTCTCCTGGCCCCGGGGCTCCTGAGTCTCATCCCGAGGTGGTCACCACTCTGCTGCTCCGCGGGCCTCTCCGGTTTCTCCGCTGCGTGGACTGACACATGAGGCCGGTGTAGCTGTGTCTCCCACAGGCCCAAACCTCCAAGGCCGCAGCTGTACTGGGGCCCTGCTCCCGGGGCAGTGGAGGTGGGAGACTGGACTGCAAGCTACCACAGCGCCCCCCACCCACCGGCCCTGTGCCACAGCTGAGGCCTCAGCCCGGTTCTGGGGAGCAGCTAGCGCAGCTTCATTGGGATGCTCCCTGGGGGCCGGCGTCCTGCCTGGCCTGGGCCCTCGGGGGACGGCACGGTCCTCAGGGCACAGGACCCGGTGGCCGCCGGGTGGGCTGTGGGGACAAAAGGGCATCCTGGAAACAGGCAGGACAGTGGTGAGTGTTCTTTGTCAAGTGTCcatggggaaggggggagagaaggCTACTAAGGCAACAGCCATTCACACGGAAACTGGAGTCTGCGCCATGAAAACCCGATTTCACAAGCCAAGTGGCACCAACGATTCCGGAAAGCAGCTGCATGTTTACACGCTGGCCGCCTTTTCCCTTACAGGGCAGTGGGCACGAGCAGAGTGCTTGAGGGAGTCGTAGCACCCAGGCCGTTACCCGCGTGGCACATTCGGACACTCTGTGGAAGGCAGGGACCTCCTCAGCGGAGCCCAGGTGACCACGTTCACACGTAAAGCAGGGTCTTCTCATCCCTGTGGTCAAAAGCATGGCTCTGCAGCCAGACCGTGGGGGTCAAATCCCAGCTCAATGCTCTCAGGTGGCGAGGCCCTGGCCGAGCGAGCACGGAGGCTGAGTCCGTTTTGGCAAAACCAGGCCATCCGAGCACAGGGCTCAGCAGCCGGGCCAGCTGCCCTGTCCCTGGTGGTGCTGGGACCTGCGACCTACAGCACAGGGACTGATGGCGGCAGCGGGAGCGCGTCCGAGCCGACCCTGGACCTGACAAGCCACGGACCCCACACGGACGGGCGCACCCTGAACCTCGGGGAGGCGCAGTGGCCCCAAGCGAGGCCTTCCTGCTCTCCCGTCAGAGTCGGAGTTCGCGTTCCCTCCCCAGGGCCTTTCTCCTCCAGTGCGGGGGCCCAGCGGGTCACACGGACAAAGCCAAGTGACCGGCACTGCTGCTTCTCCTGGAGCAAAAGGAAAAACTCAGGgatttgtttatgttttatgATTACATAAACAGCGGATTCATCAAAGAACACTCAGGAGACACAGAAAAGGATGCAAAATAAAAACCTAATCATGCCACCAGTCAGGTCAACCTGTGCTTATCCTGCCAGGCTTTTCTCTCAATGACCTTGGGGTCACAATCGTCTCCACAGCAAAGACCTCACAGGTCAACTGTCCCCTTTGCTTTGAATTTCTTGGCAGATCGCTCACTTGACCGAAGCCGGAATTTGCTTCCATAAATGTAGGAAATGAAGCCATCGATTTCCACTGTGAACACACAGTTTAGCTTGGGGacaactgaaaacaaacaaacaaacaaacaaacaggaggaaaaaggacaagggaaaaaaatcctgacAGGTAAGTTCACATTGATGCACGATACTATTCCTAAAATGCCTGTATTAACACGTAAGCTAATAAGAAATGGAGAGTCCACAAAGCTTTAGCAGCACCAGGATTATACGGCTCTATTTTGCCATAGGACcgatttattcagattttaaatataaCTCAACACCTAATTTTCAGGGTCAAAGGCTCTAAGCCAAACTCTCAGAAAAAGTGCTAGAAGCAGGTCTTCCCACATAATTTTCAGATGGACTCAGGGCTTTATGCTCAGTGACGACACATAGACACCACTTTCTGAGGTTTAAAATGAGACAAGAATAAACAGGGAAGCggaaggaagcaaagagaaaaatcaagctCCAAAATTAAAGGAACCAAAACCTCCCACTGGTTTCACAATCTCAGATTTGTGGGCAAGGGGTGTGGAAATCTCGACAGCCGGCTGCGTACGCTCGTCTCTGCTAGAACAACGAGCTCTGGCACACCTGGTGGGTGAGCCTGCACTTGCCTTCCTGGAACCCAAAGGGTCACCAGAAAGGGCaagatcctggaactccagggaCGGGCACTACCCTAGCTCCCCTCACGGTCTGCTTAGCTCCGCTCCTCCGGCGGGCGGCagctctggggcaggggagggtctCAGGCATGGAAACAGACCCACGTATCTAGAAGCAAGCCAGGCAGCCCTTCCTCCCGGCACATCTGGCTGCGGCTGCTGCCTGGGCTCCAAGATGCCCTGGGGAGAGCCATGAGGGCAGGGGGTGCGCTCGCCAGGCGTGCAATGCACGGTCAGCAGGTATCTGCAATCTGTGCTGATGTGCGAGGCCAAACCGACCCACTGAAGCCACGGGGAAAGGGCTGACGAAGCCGGGTGGGCCACAGGCCCCAACACCCTGAGACAGTTACATACCTTTCAGGCGGTCTTCTTTGGTGAGGATTTTGAAAACGTACTTTGTTTCCTGTAGGAGGATTCCTGTAACACCCACATAGGAGGGGCATTTGGATTTTGTGACTGCAAAGGAAAAGGGCATTCAAGGCCTCAGCCTCGGTGGTGCTGGGGGAGCCACGACCAGCtaggtgggggcagtggggagtggggggctccTCAGCCGGACAGGGACCAAGCTGGATGAGAACCCCGGGTCCCAATCCCCTGCCTGTGGCTCTACAGTCTCTGGGCTGCTTCGACAAGGTGTCCTTTGGAGGGCCTGCAGTCATGGGTGTCTTGGGAGGGACTATGGAGCCAAGAGGTCACGTGTGTGTCCAGCACCACCAAGAGCCACAGGTTGCTGGGACGGGGCCAAGTGTCACTGATGGGATCTGAAGGAACACCTGTCCGTCATGGCCTTCCCATGACATCCCAAACTCTGGCCAGCATGGAATCTTGCTGCGAGCTGTGGGGCAGTGAGTGAGGCGAGCTGCTACCACAGGCAGCTGGCCCCTCAGCTCTACTGACCCATGTCCCAGCGTAACCTGCAGCCGTGCACTGAGCACCTCCTACGTGCCTGGCGCTGTCTGAGGTCGGTGCCAggcacagcagtgaacaagaccgTTCTAGgttctgctctcaaggagctgaTGTTCTAACGGTAGGAGGGAAATGTGTACCACGTCAGACAACTGCATTTTCTGATAGTGGTAACTGTtatgaagaaaaaacagaaggtAATGGGGAGGAGGGTCACCCGTAGGCCCTCAGAGGGATGACATCTGAGTAGGGACCTGAATACTGAGAAGCAGTCAGTCTGTGAACACACAGAactctgggcagagggaaggaacaaATGCAAAAGCCCCGAGGTGGGGCCAAGCCTGGTGTGTGAGAAGCAGAAAGCAGGCCGATGTGGTTAGACCTGGTGCTCGATAAAGTCAGAGAGGCCTTTTAGACCACAGTAAGGAAGCAGAAGACAAACACGGCCTGAATTTTGGTATAAAACCTTCCCTCTGGCTGCCTGGTTGGGGGAGAAGCAGTGTGTCAGCAGGGAGTGGGTTAGGCAGCTTCTACAGGAACCCAGGGGAGACGGTGGTGGCTCGGATTCGGGTGCTAGGACATGCTGATGGATTGGTGCTGAGGCATCAGGGAAGAAGAAACACGATCCCACCCAGGTTTTGGGCCTGAACAACCAGGGTAAACACTGGTACCATGACCGGAGCTGGGGAAcgctggggcaggggctgaggtGAGGAGGCCAGAGTTGTTGTGCGTATAGAAAAGTTGTGATGCCTCCTGGACATGTGGGTGGCTGTGTGCAGTGGCGGTTGGATGAATGAAGACGTTCACGGGAAGGTCTGCCCTGGAGACGCCACTGGGAGCTGAGAGTCCCTGCTGAGACTGGCAACTGCGGGCAGATGGATGAAAGGGACTTTCTGTTCAGGGCTGGGGGCACGTGCCACCAGCTGTGTGCCCCCTGGGAGAGCACTAGGGGTCCCTGTGTGGAAAGGCACACGAAGACCATTCAGAGTGTATTCAAAAAGTGGCCAGAACGGGCTCAGGTAGCTAGTCATCTCCCACCCTCAATGCCGGTGACCTGGAAATACCCACGTGACAAGGAGTGTGTCTAGCCCTGTGGCACAGGGCCACGCTGCCACCGAGTGACGGCGTGGGCATGCGGGGGACCATGTGCTCTTAGGCAAGGTACCTGAAACAAGAGCCCCATGAAGATCTGCCTTTAACAGCTTGGCCTGAATCATCTGTGGCTGCCTAGGAGGGAAACAGAAGCCCTCAGTGTTGAGCATGATCAAGAGTTCCAAGGGCGCACACAGGTCTACAAACTTCTGCAGCCAGCTGGCTCGGAAGGCTGCGTTTACAGTCATCGTAAGCCTTGGGTTCTGCCCCAGAGGGCAAGGGTTCAGACATGCAACTCACGTGTCTGGCTTGAGACCACCGCACAGGTCTCGGATGTATTGTTTCCAGAGTTCAtgtagagggagaaaaagactgtACCTGTGGCAAAGTTAGAAGTAAAAAGTTAGGCGACATGAGCTTGGGACAAGAGCACAGAGCATGGCCTGATGCCAAGGACCCCGAGCTGGGTCACTGGGGACTGGCTGCAGATGCTAGTTCTAGACTGGATAACCCGACTGACTACAATCCAGTGCTTCCCctcctgaacctcagtttctgcTGCTAGAACCCTCTTGAGGCttaaggaggggaggaagggggtgccctcctttgcccctccctccttcctgctggaaGATGCAGCCTGGACAGCTGGAGCTCCAGCAGACCCCTCAGACCAGGAGGCACCATGCACAGATGGTGGAGAAGCAGGGTGCTCCAAGGGCGGCACTGCCGAGTCTGTGCCACCAGCCCGGGGGCCGGGCGGCGGGGGAAGTGCTCATCTGGACTGCTTTCATGAAATAAAACTTCAGTCCTGCTTAACCACTGCTCTTTGAGGTCTTCTGCTACAAGAGTTGACCTGGTGAGGGGAGTAAACAGGAGTTGCTGGCTGCCAGGGACGTCCCCACATAAGGGAATAGGTCTGTCTGGAAGGTGAGTGAGCAAGTTGTGGGACACAGGGGAGGGCCAGGTGAGAGGACCTCAAAGGCTTTCCTCTGGGGTCATTATTACTGGTCCTCGTGCCTCATGGGGACGCTGTTGCAGGGAACTGTTGGTCCGACCAAGGAGAACCTCAGGCTCAAACTCGAAGTGGGCTCCATGGTGCAGACACCAGAGGACACCAGAGGAAACCTGGGCAGGCAGCTGCCCCTTCCGCCACCTAAAGCCCAGCTCTTTGTGCAAGCGAGGTAACGGACAAAGCGACTGATTTTGTCCTGTGGGATGTGGGAGGCTATTTGGCTACAGATCTTGGAGCGAAGGTCTACAAACAGTCCGAAGACGAGCATATGCAGGAGCATGGCCAAGGAGGGATGATGCAGTGTCAGCTGGAGGGAGGCTCACGTCCTCCCACAGACTGATGCCTCCTTTTCAGAAACTTCTGAAACACGTGGGCAGCATGCTCTTTGGCAATAAAACCCAGTGGATGATTCTGTCTAGTGCTATTAAAAGCTAGAAAGGGTATATATTAAGATACATCAGTTCCTCTTGTAGGAAAGCTGAAAGACAAACAGCCTGTTGCCATGGGTAACAGACTCACTTATGGTATGGGTCTCATTAGTTAAGGCTAGGACCGAAGCCAGACAGTAAAACAGCAAAAGCCTCACTGTGCCTTGCTTCAAAAGCCAAGTGCAAACCTAGCCTGAATTGGTAAAGGAAGGCTGCCCCCTTGTGGCAGAAGTGGGAGGGCTCCCTTAGCTTCAGGGGAAAAGGGGCTGCCAGCCCTGCTACTGGGC
Encoded proteins:
- the POP4 gene encoding ribonuclease P protein subunit p29 isoform X1, which gives rise to MKSVVYHAFSQEEAKEFDVQVQCMAGSLGAAELLGAQQAEAFVRAFLKRSTPHMSQQAREDQLQRKAVVLEYSTRRKQKEKKKKSKGLSARQRRELRLFDIKPEQQRYSLFLPLHELWKQYIRDLCGGLKPDTQPQMIQAKLLKADLHGALVSVTKSKCPSYVGVTGILLQETKYVFKILTKEDRLKVVPKLNCVFTVEIDGFISYIYGSKFRLRSSERSAKKFKAKGTVDL
- the POP4 gene encoding ribonuclease P protein subunit p29 isoform X4; this translates as MSQQAREDQLQRKAVVLEYSTRRKQKEKKKKSKGLSARQRRELRLFDIKPEQQRYSLFLPLHELWKQYIRDLCGGLKPDTQPQMIQAKLLKADLHGALVSVTKSKCPSYVGVTGILLQETKYVFKILTKEDRLKVVPKLNCVFTVEIDGFISYIYGSKFRLRSSERSAKKFKAKGTVDL
- the POP4 gene encoding ribonuclease P protein subunit p29 isoform X2 — translated: MKSVVYHAFSQEEAKEFDVQLLGAQQAEAFVRAFLKRSTPHMSQQAREDQLQRKAVVLEYSTRRKQKEKKKKSKGLSARQRRELRLFDIKPEQQRYSLFLPLHELWKQYIRDLCGGLKPDTQPQMIQAKLLKADLHGALVSVTKSKCPSYVGVTGILLQETKYVFKILTKEDRLKVVPKLNCVFTVEIDGFISYIYGSKFRLRSSERSAKKFKAKGTVDL